One segment of Euwallacea fornicatus isolate EFF26 chromosome 23, ASM4011564v1, whole genome shotgun sequence DNA contains the following:
- the LOC136346606 gene encoding HIG1 domain family member 2A, mitochondrial, with translation MSLNEASIELTEEDLAQFDWLSLHKEMNQDLPQETKTEKLIRKCKENPLVPIGAAATTAALGYGLWSFRQGRVQMSQYMMRTRVGAQFFTVVAIVGGYMYSANNRK, from the exons atgtctTTAAATGAGGCTTCTATAGAACTTACTGAGGAAGACTTAGCACAATTTGATTGGCTAAGTCTTCACAAAGAAATGAATCAAGACCTACCTCAAGAGACAAAAACGGAAAAGTTGATTAGAAAATGTAAAGAAAACCCTTTAGTGCCAATCG GTGCAGCAGCAACTACTGCAGCGTTAGGCTACGGGCTGTGGAGTTTCAGACAAGGAAGAGTACAAATGTCACAATATATGATGCGAACTAGAGTAGGAGCTCAGTTTTTTACCGTTGTAGCCATTGTTGGTGGCTATATGTATAGTGCCAATAATAGAAAGTGA
- the LOC136346626 gene encoding uncharacterized protein, with translation MFTFICLQLRIKDSFVILNDYLDKMTKSSEASSVAHIEISDILLNCKPEKAALMRLQHFQAITNHHNNMCNILDKFNSISKAFLVTSMVCITSNLLFNFTAIMLYAVKRVVLGGFDALLLVMVTHTIFTITSVGQAAVTAFVGERLEDEGRRTSRICYTFLNKLNRKLKSENDHLIFKEVKFLLDQSKSRKISLHAGGFFKLNWGILGSITSTVATYSIVIIQFLLK, from the exons ATGTTCACATTTATATGTCTGCAACTGCGAATAAAGGACAGCTTCGTGATCCTGAACGATTATCTGGATAAAATGACTAAGTCGTCTGAAGCTTCTTCAGTAGCACACATTGAGATTAGCGATATTCTATTAAATTGCAAGCCTGAGAAAGCAGCATTAATGAGATTGCAACACTTTCAAGCAATTACCAACCATCACAACAATATGTGTAACATTTTGGATAAATTTAATAGTATTTCGAAAGCATTTCTTGTAACGTCCATGGTGTGCATCacgagtaatttattgttCAACTTTACTGCTATCATGCTTTACGCTGTGAAGCGAGTTGTTCTAGGTGGTTTTGACGCATTGCTCTTAGTTATGGTAACTCATACTATATTCACCATTACCTCAGTG GGCCAAGCTGCTGTGACAGCTTTCGTAGGAGAACGCCTAGAAGACGAGGGAAGGCGAACTTCCAGGATTTGTTATACTTTTCTCAATAAACTCAATCGGAAATTGAAGAGCGAAAACGATCACTTAATATTCAAAGAAGTGAAGTTTCTGCTGGACCAAAGCAAATCGAGAAAAATAAGCCTACATGCTGGAGGGTTTTTCAAACTGAATTGGGGCATTCTCGGATCGATCACGTCAACTGTTGCTACTTATTCTATTGTTATTATTCAGTTTTTACTGAAATAA